A segment of the Pseudomonas serboccidentalis genome:
TTCGCCCGTCGGATGGCGGCTGTGGTGAAGAAAAACGCGTGGCAATCGTCGGTGGTCGGTCGGTGGAGAAGGGTGATTACATCGATGAGCGGGGAGAGTTTCAGTATGTGGGCTGGAAGAAAATTGTCGGTGCGGATGGATTTGCAACGGATATTCGGGTGTTGAAGGCTCGGCGCTGATAAAGAAGAAACACCATCAATGGCTGACAGAGCCATGGCTTTATTAATTATGTGAGTTTTGTTTATGCAAGTATCTGGCGGGTTTGAGTGGCGGGCGTCGTATCTCCGTGAGGGCTGGAAAGGAAGAGCATCCATAGCGTTTCTGGGTTTTGTCTTGTATTGGCTGATGCAAGTCGCAGGTGGATATGTTTTCCGAGAGAGTTCCGGTGAGTTCCTGGTCGTGGTGGGGGCTCATCTGGTTGCCTGCATTGTGATGGTATTGCTGTTTTGCTTGCTTCGAAGAATGCACCCGATCGGAAACCGTTTCAAAGGTGAGGGTTTTTCGAGCAAGGCCTTATGGATGGGGCTTGCAAGTGTGGCGTTGCTGTATGTGGCCAGCTATGCGTTTTCAAAATGGATAGGGCAACCTCCCGAGCCATTTATGCAGCAGTTCATGAGCGCGCTGCAGGCAGGATCGATCTATAACAGTGGGATATTGCTGTTTCTTATTCTTGTACTGGCGCCATTGGGTGAAGAATTGGCTTTCCGTCATTTCCTGATCAATCTGTTTGCCTTCAAGAAGACGTTTTGGCGATACGCCGCAATCCTGTTTTCAGCCCTGCTGTTTACAGCCATTCATTGGCAGTATTCGTTCAAAACTACCCTCGTTTCTCTGTTTGTTCTGGCGCTGATGTTGGCGATTGCCAGGCTCGCAACAGGGGGGCTGTTGTTGCCGATGATCATGCACGGCTTCGCCGGCCTGCTGGCGGTCGGACTTTATCCGTTTTTTTATTCCTGATCTGCCACAGGCGCGGCGAGAGCTTTTGCTGACCGGAGGTCGCAGGCGCCCGTGTAGGAAGTAATCGGGGAGGGAGTATCAACTTCCTCCCCGATCAAACTACTGAATATCCTTCAGGTAGTTCGTGAGCAGAACCACGGGTTGCTGCAGCTGTTCAACAGATTCAGCCTGACTGAACGCCATCGACAGTTTGTGCAGCTCGCGGCCCAAGGGTTTCTCGATCCCACCCACCGCACTCATCGCCAATTCAAGGCACTCATTCAGCTTAAACTGAATGGTCTCGACATCCCCGCGCCGCACCAGCAATTCGAACACGTCTTTCTGATAGTCACCCATGACCATGTCATCCCGCAAAATCGGGCTCAGGCCTTCTTCCTCGTAAGCGAGCTTGAGGGAGAAAAGGGCGACTGTTTCCAGTGACGTTTCCATGCAATGAATCCTTTGAGATGTCCTGTCGGTGGAGCGGAGGAAGATCAAAAGATCGCAGCCTTCGGCAGCTCCTACACGGGAGGCACTTTCCGGCAGACGAAAAAAAGGCCTTGCTAAGCAAGACCTTTCTTAATTTTGGTGCCGAGGGAGACTCGTGCGTTCTATATAATTCGTGGCTTGCGGACAAATTATACAGTGAGGGATACAGATAGGGATACAAGCTGTTCCTTGCTATTCGTATCTCACGTCGGATCGATATTTAGTTTGAAAAGGACGTCATCGGTTGATGCCTGGTAACAGCTGACGTGAGCGAGCATCGAGTTTTCGCCGATCAGTTCAAGAAATTTTGCCCTAATGGCCTGGGGCATGCGAGCTCCTAGTATCACAGACTTGATGCAGGAGGAGGGGAACTCAAAAAGGTGGTAGGTTTTCTCGTGAACCGACAGGACCGTTGTAGCGTCATTCAAGTCCACCATCATTCGCCACTCTCGTTCGTAGGACCAATGCTCGCTCTTCGTGAGCATGGC
Coding sequences within it:
- a CDS encoding CPBP family intramembrane glutamic endopeptidase, with the protein product MQVSGGFEWRASYLREGWKGRASIAFLGFVLYWLMQVAGGYVFRESSGEFLVVVGAHLVACIVMVLLFCLLRRMHPIGNRFKGEGFSSKALWMGLASVALLYVASYAFSKWIGQPPEPFMQQFMSALQAGSIYNSGILLFLILVLAPLGEELAFRHFLINLFAFKKTFWRYAAILFSALLFTAIHWQYSFKTTLVSLFVLALMLAIARLATGGLLLPMIMHGFAGLLAVGLYPFFYS